Proteins from one Hyperolius riggenbachi isolate aHypRig1 chromosome 4, aHypRig1.pri, whole genome shotgun sequence genomic window:
- the PPP3R1 gene encoding calcineurin subunit B type 1 isoform X3 translates to MAGYSRKKVDADEIKRLGKRFKKLDLDNSGSLSVEEFMSLPELQQNPLVQRVIDIFDTDGNGEVDFKEFIEGVSQFSVKGDKEQKLRFAFRIYDMDKDGYISNGELFQVLKMMVGNNLKDTQLQQIVDKTIINADKDGDGRISFEEFCAVVGGLDIHKKMVVDV, encoded by the exons ATGGCTGGCTATAGCAGGAAAAAAG TCGACGCTGATGAGATCAAGCGGCTAGGAAAGAGGTTTAAGAAACTTGACTTGGACAATTCCGGATCTCTGAGCGTGGAAGAATTCATGTCTTTACCTGAACTGCAGCAGAACCCTCTCGTCCAGCGAGTAATAGACATATTCGATACTGACGGTAATGGAGAAGTAGATTTTAAAG AATTTATTGAAGGAGTTTCACAGTTCAGTGTAAAAGGTGACAAAGAGCAGAAACTGAGGT tTGCTTTCCGTATATATGACATGGACAAGGACGGCTACATCTCCAATGGCGAGCTTTTCCAGGTGTTGAAGATGATGGTGGGCAACAACTTGAAGGACACTCAATTACAACAGATAGTAGACAAAACAATTATCAATGCAGACAAAGATGGCGATGGGAGAATATCATTTGAAGAGTTCTGTGCT